One region of Chryseobacterium sp. C-71 genomic DNA includes:
- the mce gene encoding methylmalonyl-CoA epimerase: MKLEHIGIAVKTLGFSDELFEKLLGKKSYKNEKVEREGVTTSFYQTGESKIELLEATNPESPISKFIEKKGEGIHHLAFGVENIMEEVERLKKEGFQFISEEPKEGADNKLVVFLHPKSTNGVLVELCQEKP, from the coding sequence ATGAAACTAGAACATATCGGTATTGCGGTAAAAACTTTGGGCTTCTCTGACGAGCTTTTTGAAAAGCTTTTAGGTAAAAAATCATATAAAAATGAAAAGGTGGAAAGGGAAGGTGTGACCACCTCTTTTTACCAAACCGGTGAAAGTAAAATAGAGTTGCTTGAAGCTACCAATCCTGAAAGTCCGATTTCTAAATTCATCGAAAAAAAAGGCGAGGGGATTCATCATTTGGCTTTTGGAGTAGAAAACATCATGGAAGAAGTGGAAAGATTAAAAAAAGAAGGTTTTCAATTTATCTCCGAAGAACCTAAAGAAGGTGCTGATAACAAATTAGTTGTCTTCCTTCATCCAAAATCTACGAACGGAGTCTTGGTAGAACTTTGCCAAGAAAAGCCATAA
- the rbfA gene encoding 30S ribosome-binding factor RbfA — protein sequence MESNRQRKVAQIIQEDFAELFRKQSAESKQSFLVSVSDVKISPDLGVAKIYLSIFPQEFRASIMKEIETNKAQYRNFLGQKMAKQVRVIPQLSFYLDTALDDVEKIEKELRGEGDNPVL from the coding sequence ATGGAAAGTAACAGACAAAGAAAAGTAGCACAAATTATACAGGAAGATTTCGCAGAATTATTCCGCAAACAGTCAGCAGAAAGCAAACAAAGTTTTTTAGTTTCGGTTTCTGATGTCAAAATTTCTCCGGATTTAGGGGTTGCAAAAATTTATTTAAGCATTTTTCCGCAGGAATTCAGAGCTTCAATCATGAAAGAGATTGAGACTAACAAAGCACAGTACAGAAATTTCTTGGGTCAGAAAATGGCTAAGCAAGTTCGTGTAATTCCTCAGCTCAGCTTTTATCTTGATACCGCTCTTGATGATGTAGAAAAAATAGAAAAAGAACTGAGAGGCGAAGGCGACAATCCTGTATTGTAA
- a CDS encoding ABC transporter permease, translating to MKNIAFYIASRYLLSKKGSTAVTFITWLAVGAMTVAVAAMFVIISVFSGLEVFNQNLISNLHADLTVKSTSGKTIKDFDKIKGILKKNTEIQDFSRVIEEKVYLNYNGKGDIGYLRGVDSSYIKVNPIDTTIFFGKYPSFQYSNEVIMEHGLEMRLSIPVDTLNNFATVFMPKPGIGIINKEEDIYNKKNILVTGIFPGNDQLNNYIIAPIELSEELLDLPKNSAYQIVIKLKNPDKINQVKKDLLSSIGKGVEIKTKQEENAAFWKMINTEKLFIYLIFALVIFITTFNLAGAIIILQLDKKQQAKSLISLGFPLSYLRKTYFYTGILIVVLGVISGLLLGTALCFFQLKTEFFKAVETLPFPVKIVAENYLIVAATASIFGISISWFFSKISKDYITKN from the coding sequence TTGAAAAACATTGCATTTTATATAGCTTCACGCTACCTTTTATCTAAAAAAGGAAGTACGGCAGTCACATTTATTACGTGGCTGGCGGTGGGTGCTATGACGGTTGCCGTCGCTGCAATGTTTGTCATTATCTCTGTATTTTCAGGTTTAGAAGTATTTAATCAGAATTTGATTTCAAATCTTCATGCCGATTTGACGGTTAAAAGCACGTCGGGGAAAACCATAAAAGATTTTGATAAGATTAAAGGTATTTTAAAAAAGAATACAGAAATTCAAGATTTCTCTCGTGTTATCGAAGAAAAAGTCTATCTCAATTATAACGGAAAAGGTGATATTGGCTATTTAAGAGGTGTAGATTCTTCTTATATTAAAGTAAATCCGATTGACACTACCATTTTTTTTGGTAAATATCCCAGCTTTCAATATTCCAATGAGGTCATTATGGAACACGGTCTCGAGATGCGACTTTCGATTCCTGTTGATACTTTGAATAATTTCGCTACGGTTTTCATGCCTAAACCCGGCATCGGTATCATTAATAAAGAAGAAGACATCTATAATAAGAAGAATATTCTGGTGACCGGTATTTTTCCGGGAAATGATCAATTAAACAATTATATCATTGCACCGATTGAATTATCTGAAGAACTTCTTGATCTTCCAAAAAACTCGGCTTACCAAATTGTAATTAAACTTAAAAATCCTGATAAAATTAATCAGGTAAAAAAAGATTTACTCTCATCAATCGGCAAAGGAGTCGAAATTAAAACTAAACAGGAAGAGAACGCTGCTTTCTGGAAGATGATAAATACAGAAAAACTTTTCATTTATTTAATATTCGCTTTGGTAATTTTTATTACAACATTCAATCTGGCCGGAGCAATTATCATCTTACAACTCGATAAAAAGCAACAGGCAAAATCATTAATTTCTTTAGGATTCCCTTTGAGTTATTTAAGAAAAACATATTTCTACACAGGAATTTTAATTGTTGTACTAGGGGTTATTTCAGGCTTACTTTTGGGAACAGCACTATGTTTTTTCCAACTGAAAACTGAGTTTTTCAAAGCAGTTGAAACTTTACCATTCCCTGTGAAAATTGTTGCCGAAAATTATTTGATAGTTGCTGCAACCGCTTCTATATTCGGAATTTCTATTTCTTGGTTTTTCTCAAAAATCAGTAAAGATTACATTACTAAAAATTAA
- a CDS encoding endonuclease, with product MKRILFSFVLSILFVNAFAQIPVGYYDNATGTGSNLKSQLNLIITSGHNDMGYSGLWTAYQTTDRDYFYENDGSILDIYSERPNAADPYNFAITTNQCGSNGYAGEGDCYNREHIVPQSLFNQASPMRNDVHFIRATDGKVNGERSNYPFGKVGTASFTSENGSKVGNSVSPGYSGTVFEPIDEFKGDVARMIFYFVTRYETQLSGFSSGNMLGGSAYPGLQTWELNQLLAWNAMDPVSPAEIARNNASYTFQGNRNPYIDNPSYVNAVWGTPVIDTQAPTAPTNLIANNPTSNTVALNWTASTDNIGVAGYDIYANSVYKTTVSGTTATVQGLTPLTSYNFYVIAKDAAGNPSPQSNIATETTLAGQPGGGSGSCGTENFTNIPTSTTPAYATRTWTNNNITWTATDARIDQTINGKAITIQNGNLTSSTVSGGIQSLTVTTQIKFTNGTAGVLNLEINGNIVGTIPVDFTVNTTTINNLNISGNVVIKLINPNSSNRVAIDDLSWTCFSTLSTLETTKEKSFSIYPNPVKNNELFVKGENLNKIVNAEIYDLSGKLIQSIANPFKNSNKINLHGITKGVYILKTDNISSKFIVD from the coding sequence ATGAAGCGAATTCTATTTTCTTTTGTATTAAGTATTCTTTTTGTTAATGCTTTTGCACAAATCCCGGTTGGATATTATGACAACGCAACGGGTACAGGATCGAACCTGAAAAGCCAACTTAATTTAATCATAACTTCTGGTCATAACGACATGGGGTATTCTGGATTATGGACTGCATACCAAACAACAGATCGTGATTATTTCTACGAAAACGACGGATCTATCTTAGACATTTACTCCGAAAGACCCAATGCAGCTGACCCATACAATTTCGCCATTACTACCAATCAGTGTGGATCCAATGGCTATGCAGGTGAAGGAGATTGTTACAATAGAGAGCATATCGTTCCTCAAAGTTTATTTAATCAGGCATCTCCGATGAGAAATGACGTTCATTTCATCAGAGCAACTGACGGCAAGGTAAATGGTGAGAGATCGAATTATCCTTTTGGTAAAGTAGGTACAGCCTCTTTCACTTCTGAAAACGGATCTAAAGTAGGAAACTCAGTGTCACCAGGATATTCGGGAACTGTATTTGAACCTATAGACGAATTCAAAGGCGATGTTGCAAGAATGATATTCTATTTTGTAACAAGATACGAAACTCAGCTTTCCGGATTCTCTTCCGGAAACATGTTGGGAGGCTCTGCCTATCCTGGCCTACAGACATGGGAACTTAATCAACTTTTGGCGTGGAATGCTATGGATCCTGTTTCTCCTGCAGAGATTGCAAGAAATAATGCATCTTACACTTTTCAGGGTAACAGAAATCCTTACATTGACAACCCATCATACGTAAACGCAGTTTGGGGAACTCCTGTTATTGACACACAAGCTCCGACTGCTCCAACTAATTTAATTGCAAATAATCCGACTTCAAACACTGTTGCATTAAATTGGACAGCTTCAACAGATAACATAGGAGTTGCCGGATATGATATTTATGCAAATTCTGTATATAAAACTACAGTATCAGGAACAACAGCAACGGTTCAGGGTCTGACTCCTTTAACATCTTACAACTTCTACGTAATTGCTAAAGATGCTGCAGGAAACCCCTCTCCACAAAGTAATATCGCAACAGAAACTACTCTTGCAGGACAGCCGGGAGGCGGAAGCGGAAGCTGTGGAACTGAGAATTTCACAAATATTCCAACTTCTACAACTCCAGCTTACGCTACAAGAACTTGGACTAATAACAATATTACATGGACAGCCACTGATGCAAGGATTGATCAAACTATTAACGGAAAAGCAATTACCATACAAAATGGAAATCTTACAAGCTCAACCGTTTCAGGAGGAATTCAATCATTGACAGTTACCACACAAATAAAATTTACCAATGGTACTGCTGGCGTTTTAAACCTTGAAATAAACGGAAATATTGTCGGAACTATACCTGTAGACTTCACAGTCAATACGACTACTATAAACAATCTTAATATTTCAGGAAATGTCGTGATCAAATTAATAAATCCAAACTCTTCAAACAGAGTAGCGATTGATGATCTTAGTTGGACGTGTTTCAGTACACTGTCAACATTAGAGACTACGAAAGAAAAATCTTTCAGCATCTACCCTAACCCGGTAAAAAACAATGAGCTTTTTGTAAAAGGTGAAAACTTAAACAAAATTGTAAACGCTGAAATCTATGACTTATCAGGAAAGTTGATTCAGTCGATTGCAAATCCTTTTAAAAACTCAAACAAAATCAATCTTCACGGAATTACAAAAGGAGTTTATATCTTGAAAACAGATAACATCTCTTCAAAATTCATCGTAGATTAA
- a CDS encoding shikimate dehydrogenase — protein sequence MDSNKKLGLIGRNISYSFSKNFFEEKFQKQMLNHFSYQIFDLQEINEVENLFQDSELLGFNVTIPYKEKIIDYLDDLSDEAREIGAVNCVLIHEGKKTGYNTDAFGFEKTLKIHRKAQQNTALILGNGGAAKAIQYVLSKNGISSKIVSRNSDLNFENLDKETVQNHKIIVQCTPVGTFPNIDDCLDFPFDGLTKDHLVIDLIYNPNYSKFIIKSAENEAKTANGFYMLEQQAEKAWEIWNNKKK from the coding sequence ATGGATTCCAATAAAAAACTAGGTCTCATCGGGAGAAACATTTCGTATTCTTTTTCTAAGAATTTTTTTGAAGAAAAATTTCAAAAGCAAATGCTTAATCATTTTTCATATCAGATTTTTGACCTTCAGGAAATTAATGAGGTTGAAAATTTGTTTCAAGACTCTGAACTTTTAGGTTTTAATGTTACCATTCCTTACAAAGAAAAAATCATCGATTATCTGGATGATCTAAGTGATGAAGCCAGAGAAATTGGTGCTGTGAACTGTGTTTTGATTCATGAAGGTAAAAAAACAGGCTACAACACCGATGCATTTGGTTTTGAAAAAACACTGAAAATTCACAGAAAAGCACAACAAAATACCGCATTGATTTTAGGAAACGGCGGTGCTGCAAAAGCAATTCAATATGTTTTATCCAAAAATGGAATTTCATCAAAAATAGTATCAAGAAATTCAGATTTAAATTTTGAAAATTTAGATAAAGAAACAGTTCAAAATCATAAGATCATCGTACAGTGTACACCAGTTGGAACATTTCCTAATATTGATGACTGTTTAGATTTTCCTTTTGACGGACTTACAAAAGATCACTTGGTGATTGACTTAATCTACAATCCGAATTATTCAAAATTCATCATTAAATCTGCCGAAAATGAAGCAAAAACGGCGAACGGATTTTACATGCTTGAGCAACAAGCAGAAAAAGCTTGGGAAATTTGGAATAATAAAAAAAAATAA
- a CDS encoding DUF349 domain-containing protein — protein sequence MTTENNLSENEENKISTEETPQETSEITVSSEETPHEEETEHTEEHVDADISLADALKEMEKIINSTTAGENFRQFNALKEKANHAIHDEIEDKKHEYAEAGNAPENFSYEHPAQSKLSALIHIYKEKHDAFQKGQEEEQKKNLDHRQNLIDRLKNLYTNSEPGVNLFKSIREIKEEWSKAGQVAKSEFKILNNNYFHHLNQFYQMLDLNKEFLEQEYSHNLEKRQHIIARAKELENEPVVQKALNELQYLHKLWKEEAEPVAEEFREKTWDEFKEISNKIHERKSELSAAIETEQNANFEKKNEIIAEIKKLSEPKDTPNHNYWQNSIKRVEELRSEFLKTGSVPRKLSNNNWNDFKSTLRSFNTTKNNYYKSLKGSQQENLDEKLKLIQTAKDNMLSEDWDIAVALFKKLQEDWKKIGHVPKSMTNKIWDEFREACNTFFNNYREKSSASTDNWKENYKQKKEILEELKTISDDEGSIEKIENIKTAWNNIGKVPRDKIGINSEFNKTLREKLKLNKINELELKEEGLSENQLTDKARKIKSQISDLEAEIVKLENNLSFFKKPSRENPMLAETFNTIDNKKGHLETLKQNLHNIISGD from the coding sequence ATGACTACAGAAAACAACCTTTCTGAAAACGAAGAAAATAAAATTTCTACCGAGGAAACTCCACAGGAAACATCTGAAATTACAGTTTCTTCAGAAGAAACACCCCACGAAGAAGAAACTGAACATACAGAAGAACATGTAGATGCAGATATTTCTCTGGCGGATGCCTTGAAAGAAATGGAAAAAATAATCAATTCTACAACTGCGGGAGAAAATTTCAGACAGTTTAATGCATTGAAAGAAAAAGCAAATCATGCCATTCACGATGAGATCGAAGACAAAAAGCACGAATATGCAGAAGCCGGAAATGCACCTGAAAATTTCAGCTATGAGCATCCTGCGCAGTCTAAACTTTCTGCACTGATTCATATTTACAAAGAAAAGCACGACGCATTTCAAAAAGGTCAGGAAGAGGAACAGAAAAAAAACTTAGATCACCGTCAAAATTTAATTGACAGATTAAAAAATCTATATACCAATTCTGAGCCTGGAGTCAATCTTTTCAAATCAATTCGTGAGATTAAAGAAGAGTGGTCGAAAGCCGGACAGGTTGCAAAATCTGAATTTAAAATCCTCAACAATAATTATTTCCATCATTTGAATCAGTTTTATCAGATGTTGGATTTGAATAAAGAATTCCTTGAGCAGGAATACAGCCACAATCTTGAAAAAAGACAACACATCATTGCCCGTGCAAAAGAGTTGGAAAACGAGCCGGTTGTACAAAAAGCTTTAAACGAATTGCAATATCTGCATAAGCTTTGGAAAGAAGAAGCTGAGCCCGTTGCTGAAGAATTCCGTGAGAAAACCTGGGATGAGTTTAAAGAAATTTCAAACAAAATTCACGAAAGAAAATCTGAACTTTCTGCAGCGATTGAAACTGAACAAAATGCTAATTTCGAGAAGAAAAACGAAATTATTGCTGAGATCAAGAAATTATCTGAGCCGAAAGATACTCCAAACCATAATTATTGGCAGAATTCTATCAAAAGAGTGGAAGAACTTCGTTCAGAATTTTTAAAAACAGGAAGTGTTCCTAGAAAATTATCCAACAACAACTGGAACGATTTTAAATCTACGCTGAGAAGTTTTAATACTACAAAAAACAATTACTATAAATCATTGAAAGGTTCTCAACAAGAGAATCTGGATGAAAAATTAAAATTGATTCAGACTGCAAAAGACAATATGCTTTCTGAAGATTGGGATATTGCGGTTGCTCTTTTCAAAAAACTTCAGGAAGACTGGAAAAAAATCGGTCACGTTCCGAAAAGCATGACCAATAAAATCTGGGATGAGTTCCGTGAGGCTTGCAACACATTTTTTAATAATTACAGAGAAAAAAGCAGTGCTTCTACCGACAACTGGAAAGAAAATTATAAGCAGAAAAAAGAAATTCTTGAAGAGCTTAAAACTATTTCTGACGATGAAGGAAGCATCGAGAAAATTGAAAACATCAAAACTGCGTGGAACAACATCGGGAAAGTTCCTAGAGATAAAATCGGCATCAACTCTGAATTTAATAAGACTTTAAGAGAAAAATTAAAGTTGAATAAAATCAATGAATTGGAACTGAAAGAAGAAGGTTTGTCTGAAAACCAATTGACTGATAAAGCGAGAAAAATCAAGAGCCAGATTTCTGATCTTGAAGCTGAAATCGTAAAACTAGAGAACAACTTATCTTTCTTCAAAAAACCATCGAGAGAAAACCCGATGCTTGCAGAAACGTTTAATACAATCGATAATAAAAAAGGTCACTTAGAAACATTGAAGCAGAATCTGCACAATATCATTTCTGGAGATTAA
- the ribD gene encoding bifunctional diaminohydroxyphosphoribosylaminopyrimidine deaminase/5-amino-6-(5-phosphoribosylamino)uracil reductase RibD — protein sequence MQEEFYIKRCIELAKKATGDTYPNPLVGSVIVHNGKIIGEGCHHKAGENHAEINAINSVEDKSLIPESTIYVSLEPCAHFGKTPPCALKIVELGFKKVVIGAMDSHDKVNGKGKKIIKDAGIEVISGVSENDCIDLNKRFFTYHEKKRPFIVLKWAQSGNGFIDKDFKPTQISNSLTKQYVHELRNNEHAILIGTMTALRDNPSLTTREMTGRNPIRILIDIDLKVPTDYHIYNNEAETLVFNSVKNSDEGNIRFIKTEREGFIEKLLNKLYELQTQSVIVEGGNLVLQQFIDANLWDETIVIKNENLQIENGTKAPRFQHEPFEVKKFRDNVMEFHKNSN from the coding sequence ATGCAAGAGGAATTTTATATAAAAAGATGCATCGAGTTAGCTAAAAAAGCTACAGGAGACACTTACCCCAACCCTTTGGTGGGAAGCGTGATTGTTCACAACGGAAAAATCATTGGTGAAGGTTGCCATCATAAAGCAGGAGAAAACCATGCTGAGATCAACGCCATTAATTCTGTAGAAGATAAAAGTCTGATCCCGGAATCTACCATCTATGTTTCGCTGGAACCTTGTGCTCACTTTGGAAAAACGCCGCCGTGTGCTTTAAAAATCGTGGAATTAGGATTTAAAAAAGTCGTTATCGGCGCAATGGATTCTCATGATAAAGTGAACGGAAAAGGAAAAAAAATTATTAAGGATGCAGGAATTGAAGTAATTTCCGGAGTTTCGGAAAATGACTGTATTGATTTAAATAAAAGATTTTTCACTTACCACGAGAAAAAACGCCCTTTTATCGTTCTAAAATGGGCTCAGTCCGGAAACGGGTTTATAGATAAAGATTTTAAACCGACACAGATTAGCAATTCCCTTACGAAACAATACGTGCATGAATTGAGAAACAACGAGCATGCTATTCTTATCGGAACGATGACTGCTTTGCGCGATAATCCTAGCCTTACCACAAGGGAGATGACGGGAAGAAATCCAATAAGAATCCTGATTGATATTGATCTGAAAGTTCCGACTGATTATCACATTTACAACAATGAAGCAGAAACTTTAGTGTTTAATTCAGTAAAAAATTCCGATGAAGGGAATATTAGATTTATCAAAACTGAAAGAGAAGGATTTATTGAAAAATTACTTAACAAACTATATGAGTTGCAAACACAATCTGTAATTGTTGAGGGTGGGAATTTGGTTTTACAGCAATTTATAGATGCTAATTTGTGGGATGAAACCATTGTTATTAAAAATGAAAATCTCCAAATTGAAAACGGAACGAAAGCTCCAAGATTTCAGCATGAACCTTTTGAAGTTAAAAAATTCAGAGATAATGTGATGGAATTTCATAAAAATTCAAATTAG
- a CDS encoding YigZ family protein produces the protein MIHEYKTIEKPIENTLLKEKGSKFIGFAFPVNNETELKNALEKVRLEHPKATHHCYAFRMGLNGENYRANDDGEPSGSAGLPIYNQLLANEITNVLVISVRYYGGTKLGVSGLVKAYKECAKITLEDAKIITRELETEIEIQFNFNQQNVIFTLLSKFDAKVLNFDADENCILTATLKTAQKESISEKLSEMQHISFDFKD, from the coding sequence ATGATACACGAATATAAAACCATTGAAAAACCGATTGAAAACACCCTTCTTAAAGAAAAAGGAAGCAAGTTTATCGGGTTTGCATTTCCCGTCAATAATGAAACTGAGCTCAAAAATGCTTTAGAAAAAGTAAGATTAGAACACCCGAAAGCGACCCATCATTGTTATGCTTTCCGAATGGGCTTGAATGGAGAAAACTACAGAGCAAATGACGATGGAGAACCCTCCGGAAGTGCGGGTTTGCCAATTTACAATCAACTTTTAGCAAACGAAATTACTAATGTTTTGGTCATCAGCGTTCGTTATTATGGCGGTACAAAATTGGGCGTTTCAGGTTTGGTAAAAGCGTATAAAGAATGTGCAAAAATAACTTTAGAGGATGCCAAAATCATCACTAGAGAATTAGAAACCGAGATTGAAATTCAGTTTAACTTCAATCAGCAAAATGTTATTTTCACTTTGCTCTCAAAATTCGATGCAAAAGTTTTGAACTTTGACGCTGATGAAAACTGTATTCTTACGGCTACTTTAAAAACAGCACAAAAAGAAAGCATCTCAGAAAAACTCTCTGAGATGCAACATATTTCTTTTGATTTTAAAGACTAA
- a CDS encoding zinc metallopeptidase, with amino-acid sequence MTGYYLIIGISMLLSWLVSSRLKSKFEYYSNVHLRNGLSGKEVAEKMLRDNGINDVQVISVPGQLTDHYNPADKTVNLSEGVYMQRNAAAAAVAAHECGHAVQHAVGYSMLQLRSKLVPVVSISSNLMQFVLMGGIVVMAMSGNKIVLLIGVIMFALTTLFAFVTLPVEYDASNRAMKWLKDTGTVTAEEFVGVKDSLTWAARTYLVAALGSLAQLLYFASLLMGGRRD; translated from the coding sequence ATGACAGGTTATTATCTTATTATAGGAATCTCGATGCTCCTAAGCTGGCTGGTTTCCTCAAGATTGAAATCTAAATTCGAGTATTACTCAAACGTACATCTTAGAAATGGACTTTCAGGAAAAGAAGTGGCAGAAAAAATGTTGAGAGACAACGGAATTAATGATGTACAGGTGATATCAGTTCCGGGACAACTCACAGATCATTATAATCCAGCAGACAAAACAGTAAACCTTTCAGAAGGTGTTTATATGCAGAGAAATGCAGCAGCAGCAGCGGTTGCGGCTCATGAATGTGGTCATGCTGTACAACATGCAGTTGGTTATTCGATGCTGCAATTAAGATCTAAATTGGTTCCTGTCGTAAGCATCAGTTCTAATTTAATGCAGTTCGTTCTCATGGGAGGTATTGTGGTGATGGCAATGAGTGGAAACAAAATAGTACTGCTGATTGGAGTCATTATGTTCGCATTGACGACACTTTTTGCATTCGTAACACTTCCGGTGGAGTATGATGCAAGTAACAGAGCGATGAAATGGCTGAAAGATACGGGAACGGTAACTGCGGAAGAATTTGTTGGCGTGAAAGACAGTCTTACTTGGGCTGCTAGAACGTACCTTGTTGCTGCTCTTGGTTCTTTAGCTCAGCTTCTTTATTTTGCTTCTCTTTTGATGGGCGGCAGAAGAGATTAG
- a CDS encoding GTP cyclohydrolase gives MSEVSILEVKTPNELKQFVKFPMDLYKNNPYYVPSFVKDELNVWNSQENPALQYSEAKQFLAWKDKKIVGRIAVIINHKEEKELGIRKVRFGWIDFIDDKEVSKALIDTVINYAKSHQIDKIEGPMGFTNLDKAGMLTFGFEKIATMIGIYNHEYYTQHIENLGLVKEKEWVEFEMNFPKVLPPKVEKFSKLIAEKYKLRVLDFQSKEEILPYVKPMFKLLDETYKHLSTYTPISEEQIKTYKEKFFPMIAKNYVICVVDEHDELVSFAVTMPSYSKALQKAKGKLFPFGWWHFMQAQRKNDRANFYLIGIHPEYQRRGVTAIIFKEIFVRFNNMGIDFAETNPELEENKSVQVLWQDYNPVNHKRRRTYSLKF, from the coding sequence ATGTCAGAAGTTTCAATTCTTGAAGTAAAAACACCTAACGAATTAAAACAATTTGTAAAATTCCCGATGGATTTGTACAAAAACAATCCTTACTACGTTCCTTCATTTGTGAAAGACGAGTTGAACGTGTGGAATTCTCAGGAAAATCCTGCGTTGCAGTATTCTGAAGCAAAGCAGTTTCTGGCATGGAAAGACAAGAAAATAGTCGGAAGAATTGCCGTAATTATCAATCATAAAGAAGAAAAAGAACTCGGCATCAGAAAAGTTCGTTTCGGATGGATTGATTTTATTGACGACAAAGAAGTTTCAAAAGCATTAATCGATACCGTTATCAATTATGCCAAGTCGCATCAGATTGACAAAATTGAAGGGCCGATGGGTTTCACAAATCTTGACAAAGCAGGAATGTTGACGTTCGGGTTTGAAAAAATTGCCACGATGATCGGAATTTATAATCATGAATATTACACTCAGCACATCGAAAATCTTGGACTTGTAAAAGAAAAAGAATGGGTAGAATTTGAGATGAACTTCCCTAAAGTTCTTCCTCCTAAAGTGGAAAAATTCAGCAAACTGATTGCTGAAAAATATAAATTGAGAGTTTTAGATTTCCAAAGCAAAGAAGAGATTTTACCGTATGTAAAACCTATGTTTAAGTTGCTTGACGAAACCTACAAACACCTCTCAACTTACACCCCTATTTCCGAAGAGCAAATCAAAACTTACAAAGAGAAGTTCTTCCCGATGATTGCGAAAAACTACGTGATTTGTGTTGTTGATGAACATGACGAACTGGTTTCTTTCGCAGTGACGATGCCCTCATATTCTAAAGCACTACAAAAAGCGAAAGGTAAACTTTTTCCATTTGGCTGGTGGCATTTTATGCAGGCTCAAAGGAAAAACGATAGAGCCAATTTTTATCTGATCGGAATTCATCCGGAATACCAAAGACGTGGCGTAACGGCAATTATTTTTAAAGAAATCTTCGTCCGCTTCAACAATATGGGAATCGATTTCGCTGAAACTAATCCAGAACTGGAAGAAAACAAAAGCGTGCAAGTGCTTTGGCAAGATTATAACCCTGTGAATCATAAAAGAAGAAGAACCTATTCTTTAAAATTCTGA
- a CDS encoding NADH-quinone oxidoreductase subunit A has protein sequence MNLPESYIPILIQAGVAIGFVAISLLGAHFLGPQQKKGNSVKNSSWECGIPVEGNARTPFSIKYFLTAVLFVLFDIEIVFFYPYAVNFREFGMEGFFAVLMFVAIFFLAFFYVWKRGALDWDK, from the coding sequence ATGAATTTACCCGAAAGTTATATTCCAATACTCATACAAGCCGGTGTAGCCATTGGTTTTGTTGCCATTTCTTTGCTAGGCGCTCATTTTTTGGGTCCGCAGCAAAAAAAAGGGAATTCTGTAAAGAACTCAAGCTGGGAATGTGGTATTCCTGTTGAAGGAAATGCAAGAACTCCATTCTCTATTAAATATTTCCTAACGGCAGTACTTTTTGTATTGTTTGATATCGAAATTGTATTCTTTTATCCTTACGCAGTTAATTTCAGAGAATTCGGAATGGAAGGATTCTTTGCAGTACTAATGTTCGTAGCAATCTTCTTCCTTGCATTTTTTTATGTCTGGAAACGTGGAGCATTAGATTGGGATAAATAA